One region of Malania oleifera isolate guangnan ecotype guangnan chromosome 6, ASM2987363v1, whole genome shotgun sequence genomic DNA includes:
- the LOC131157975 gene encoding transcription repressor OFP14, translating into MPKKHFQKSIQLYLSKLKKPNPHNPFPSNPTAKILAGCRFPKTPSFAYRHHAAEPSAASPSDGHAATLSDVDRFLFENFKSLYPNENGDESPHGPPARPTDSKDAVFGSDPFALGDPAAEVARLSLTSTEEEARSSSSSGSSSIAGAGQRRDGLALADDCIAVLRYSATPYEDFRRSMENIMEARFREERKVEWDFMEELLFGYLNLNERKSYKYILSAFVDLVVVLRQNSGKLQPSTAAGGSRNKKGDVT; encoded by the coding sequence ATGCCAAAGAAACACTTTCAAAAATCCATTCAACTTTACCTCTCCAAGCTCAAAAAGCCAAACCCCCACAACCCTTTCCCCTCCAACCCAACAGCCAAAATCCTCGCCGGCTGCCGCTTCCCCAAGACCCCTTCCTTCGCCTATCGCCACCACGCCGCCGAGCCCTCCGCCGCCTCCCCCTCAGACGGCCACGCCGCCACCCTCTCCGACGTCGACCGCTTTCTTTTCGAGAACTTCAAGTCCCTCTACCCCAACGAAAACGGCGACGAGAGCCCACATGGGCCGCCCGCCCGTCCGACTGACTCCAAGGATGCCGTATTCGGGTCCGACCCGTTCGCCTTGGGCGACCCGGCGGCGGAGGTAGCCCGGTTGAGCCTGACCTCGACGGAGGAGGAGGCGCGTTCGAGCTCGAGCTCGGGGTCGAGCTCCATCGCCGGCGCCGGCCAGCGGAGGGATGGGCTGGCGCTTGCCGACGACTGCATCGCGGTGTTGAGGTACTCGGCCACGCCGTACGAGGATTTCCGGCGGTCGATGGAGAATATAATGGAGGCGAGGTTCCGGGAGGAGAGGAAGGTGGAGTGGGATTTCATGGAAGAGCTGCTTTTTGGCTACTTGAATTTGAACGAGAGGAAGTCGTATAAGTATATTCTGAGTGCTTTTGtggacctcgtggtggttctgCGCCAAAATTCTGGTAAACTTCAGCCGAGCACGGCCGCCGGGGGAAGCAGGAACAAGAAGGGTGATGTAACGTGA